Proteins encoded within one genomic window of Oncorhynchus tshawytscha isolate Ot180627B linkage group LG02, Otsh_v2.0, whole genome shotgun sequence:
- the LOC112240104 gene encoding H-2 class II histocompatibility antigen, I-E beta chain-like, whose protein sequence is MSMPIAFYICLTLILFIFSGTDGYFHHRLVQCRYSSKDLHGIEFIDSYVFNKAEYIRFNSTVGRYVGYTELGVKNAEAWNKGPQLGQEQAELERFCKPNAALHYRAILDKTVEPHVRLSSVTPPSGRHPAMLMCSAYDFYPKQIRVTWLRDGREVKSDVTSTEELANGDWYYQIHSHLEYTPKSGEKISCMVEHISLTEPMMYHWDPSLPEAERNKIAIGASGLVLGTILALAGLIYYKKKSSGVL, encoded by the exons ATGTCGATGCCAATTGCCTTCTACATTTGCCTGACCTTGATTTTGTTCATATTCTCTGGAACAG ATGGATATTTTCATCATCGGTTGGTACAGTGTCGATACTCCTCAAAGGACCTGCATGGTATAGAGTTTATAGACTCTTATGTTTTCAATAAGGCTGAATATATCAGATTCAACAGCACTGTGGGGAGGTATGTTGGATACACTGAGCTGGGTGTGAAGAATGCAGAAGCATGGAACAAAGGTCCTCAGCTGGGTCAAGAGCAGGCGGAGCTGGAGCGTTTCTGTAAGCCTAACGCTGCTCTCCACTACAGAGCCATACTGGACAAGACAG TTGAGCCCCATGTCAGACTGAGCTCAGTGACTCCCCCCAGTGGCAGACACCCTGCCATGCTGATGTGCAGCGCCTATGACTTCTACCCTAAACAAATCAGAGTGACCTGGCTGAGGGACGGACGTGAGGTGAAATCTGATGTGACCTCCACTGAGGAGCTGGCTAACGGGGACTGGTACTACCAGATCCACTCCCACCTGGAGTACACACCCAAGTCTGGAGAGAAGATCTCCTGTATGGTGGAACACATCAGCCTCACTGAGCCCATGATGTATCACTGGG ACCCGTCCCTGCCTGAGGCTGAGAGGAATAAGATAGCCATCGGTGCATCTGGTCTGGTGCTGGGAACCATCTTAGCATTAGCAGGACTGATCTACTACAAGAAGAAGTCTTCTG GGGTGCTCTAG